A genomic window from Streptomyces sp. NBC_00234 includes:
- a CDS encoding NADPH-dependent F420 reductase, with product MKITVIGAGAIGGNLAVKLSTAGHEVQVASARGPEGIGGEILESGARAVELADAVHGRDVVVLAVPFGVAGELADLFASVPAETVVVDTSNYYPHLSGQIDAVDNGEVESVWNAEQLKRPVVKAWNAALAETQRTRGVPAGTPGRIAIPVAADSEESKQAAMQLVNDTGFDPYDAGALADSWRQQPNSPAYCTELTLEELPAALAAADRVKDAAVRDSVPERFAALPADFTLDDVVEMNRAAHR from the coding sequence ATGAAAATTACTGTCATAGGTGCTGGCGCCATCGGCGGGAACCTCGCCGTCAAGCTCAGCACGGCCGGTCACGAGGTCCAGGTGGCCAGCGCCCGCGGCCCAGAGGGCATCGGGGGCGAGATCCTTGAGTCCGGGGCCCGCGCGGTGGAACTGGCCGACGCAGTCCATGGCCGCGACGTCGTCGTCCTGGCCGTTCCCTTCGGAGTGGCGGGGGAGCTGGCCGACCTGTTCGCCTCGGTCCCCGCCGAGACGGTTGTCGTCGACACCTCGAACTACTACCCGCACCTCAGCGGGCAGATCGACGCCGTGGACAACGGTGAGGTGGAAAGCGTGTGGAACGCCGAGCAGCTGAAGCGGCCCGTGGTCAAGGCGTGGAACGCCGCCCTGGCCGAGACCCAGCGCACCCGCGGCGTTCCGGCCGGAACCCCTGGCCGCATCGCCATCCCCGTCGCCGCCGATTCCGAGGAGTCAAAGCAGGCGGCCATGCAGCTCGTGAACGACACCGGCTTCGACCCCTACGACGCTGGCGCGCTGGCCGACTCCTGGCGCCAGCAGCCCAACAGCCCCGCCTACTGCACCGAACTGACCCTGGAAGAGCTGCCGGCGGCCCTGGCCGCAGCCGACCGCGTCAAGGACGCGGCGGTCCGCGACAGCGTGCCGGAGCGCTTCGCCGCCCTCCCGGCCGACTTCACGCTGGATGACGTCGTCGAGATGAACCGCGCCGCCCACCGCTGA
- a CDS encoding nuclear transport factor 2 family protein, with protein sequence MSLALEDRLAIIELVSLHGHLVDDGSLDRLEELFTADVVYDLTDFGQERLSGVAAIQEAAWALGAANPVAHHVTNVVVTAWADGRVQVRSKGLGVKADGSCGSVSYDDTVVRTADGWRISYRRVSPRRTPLGGMAKPG encoded by the coding sequence GTGTCGCTCGCTCTTGAAGATCGCTTGGCCATCATCGAACTGGTCTCGTTGCACGGTCACCTCGTTGACGACGGAAGCCTTGACCGGTTGGAGGAGCTGTTCACCGCCGATGTGGTCTACGACCTCACCGACTTCGGTCAGGAGCGGCTGTCCGGGGTGGCAGCCATCCAAGAAGCGGCATGGGCGCTGGGAGCGGCCAACCCTGTCGCGCATCACGTCACCAACGTCGTCGTAACCGCATGGGCGGACGGCCGGGTGCAGGTCCGTTCCAAGGGGCTGGGTGTCAAGGCGGACGGCTCCTGCGGTTCCGTCTCCTATGACGACACCGTCGTGCGTACCGCTGACGGCTGGCGGATCAGCTACCGCAGGGTGTCGCCACGCCGAACTCCCTTGGGTGGGATGGCAAAGCCTGGCTGA
- a CDS encoding restriction endonuclease — MTHTVLHDPESIVTETLPLDREMHLALAAAVLAWGPAEAGLRSADIEQISLQLTGHARCVASDVRRDFERLAEDSELRPLTEVVLRETVRRLSVPSHNTVAHAQNRARLVRALYRALDRLNAARPTMAT, encoded by the coding sequence ATGACCCACACAGTTCTGCACGACCCGGAGAGCATCGTGACGGAAACCCTGCCACTCGATCGTGAGATGCACCTGGCGCTCGCCGCGGCCGTGCTCGCCTGGGGGCCCGCTGAGGCAGGACTGCGCTCCGCCGACATCGAACAGATCAGCCTGCAACTCACCGGACATGCGCGGTGCGTCGCCTCGGACGTCCGCCGGGACTTCGAGCGTCTAGCGGAGGACAGTGAGCTGCGGCCCCTGACCGAGGTGGTGCTCCGGGAGACGGTGCGCCGACTGTCAGTGCCCTCTCACAACACTGTGGCGCACGCGCAGAACAGGGCGCGTCTGGTGCGGGCGCTGTACCGGGCACTCGACCGACTCAACGCCGCACGGCCCACCATGGCCACCTGA
- a CDS encoding discoidin domain-containing protein, producing the protein MTMVQPPYRSLRSLTVVSLLLAVMALALGPMPSSAAEPNWWDPAARPAPDAQIGVTGEPFKGTDAQGRVRGFVDAHDHIMSNEGFGGRLICGKPFSGQGVADALKDCPEHYPDGTGAVFDFITKGDGKHDPDGWPTFKDWPAHDSLTHQQNYYAWIERAWRGGQRVLVNDLVTNGVICSVYFFKDRSCDEMTAIRLEAQKTYDMQAFIDKMYGGPGKGWFRIVTDSAQAREVIKQGKLAVVLGVETSEPFGCKQILDVAQCSKEDIDRGLDELHQLGVRSMFLCHKFDNALCGVRYDSGALGTAINVGQFLSTGTFWKTETCRGPQHDNPIGNAKAPGAEKLLPAGVAVPSYASDAQCNTRGLTGLGAYAVRGMMERHMMLELDHMSVKAADQAFDILESESYPGAISSHSWMDLGWTERLYKLGGFATQYMSGSEAFSAEAERTDALREKYNVGYGYGTDMNGVGGWPAPRGGDTPNPVTYPFRSTDGGSVIDKQTAGERTWDFNTDGAAHYGMVPDWIEDIRIVGGQGVVDDLFSGAESYLRTWGNTEQHTSGANLASGAAASASSSEWWDPFVSFAPGKAVDGDGGTRWASEWNNDQWLRIDLGSSKPVGRVTLDWEAAFAKSYRVELSGDGTSWKTVWSTAAGDGGLDTARFAGTPARYIRIKGLERGTQWGYSLREVGIYAD; encoded by the coding sequence ATGACCATGGTTCAACCTCCGTACCGCAGTCTCAGGTCCCTCACGGTGGTGTCGCTGCTCCTCGCCGTGATGGCCCTGGCACTCGGCCCGATGCCCAGCTCCGCGGCGGAGCCCAACTGGTGGGATCCGGCCGCCCGGCCCGCACCCGACGCGCAGATCGGCGTGACGGGCGAGCCCTTCAAGGGCACCGACGCCCAGGGGCGTGTAAGGGGCTTCGTCGACGCCCACGACCACATCATGTCCAACGAGGGCTTCGGCGGCCGGCTGATCTGCGGCAAGCCGTTCTCGGGGCAGGGTGTCGCCGACGCGCTCAAGGACTGCCCCGAGCACTACCCCGACGGTACGGGTGCCGTCTTCGACTTCATCACCAAGGGCGACGGGAAGCACGACCCCGACGGGTGGCCCACGTTCAAGGACTGGCCCGCCCACGACTCACTGACCCACCAGCAGAACTACTACGCCTGGATCGAGCGGGCCTGGCGCGGCGGCCAGCGAGTGCTGGTCAACGACCTGGTCACCAACGGCGTGATCTGCTCGGTCTACTTCTTCAAGGACCGCAGCTGTGACGAGATGACCGCCATCCGTCTTGAGGCGCAGAAGACGTATGACATGCAGGCGTTCATCGACAAGATGTACGGCGGCCCGGGCAAGGGCTGGTTCCGGATCGTCACCGACAGCGCGCAGGCCCGCGAGGTCATCAAGCAGGGCAAGCTGGCCGTCGTCCTGGGGGTCGAGACCTCCGAGCCGTTCGGCTGCAAGCAGATCCTTGATGTCGCGCAGTGCAGCAAGGAGGACATCGACCGCGGCCTGGACGAGCTGCACCAACTGGGCGTGCGCAGCATGTTCCTGTGTCACAAGTTCGACAACGCCCTGTGCGGGGTGCGCTACGACTCCGGCGCCCTCGGTACGGCCATCAACGTGGGCCAGTTCCTGTCGACCGGCACCTTCTGGAAGACGGAGACCTGCCGCGGCCCGCAGCACGACAACCCCATCGGCAACGCGAAGGCGCCCGGGGCGGAGAAGCTGCTGCCGGCGGGGGTGGCTGTCCCCTCGTACGCCTCGGACGCGCAGTGCAACACCCGCGGGCTGACCGGTCTGGGCGCGTACGCGGTACGCGGCATGATGGAACGTCACATGATGCTGGAGCTCGACCACATGAGTGTCAAGGCCGCTGATCAGGCCTTCGACATCCTGGAGTCCGAGTCGTACCCGGGCGCCATCTCCTCGCACAGCTGGATGGACCTGGGCTGGACCGAGCGCCTCTACAAGCTCGGCGGGTTCGCCACCCAGTACATGAGCGGCTCCGAGGCGTTCAGTGCGGAGGCCGAGCGCACGGACGCGCTGCGCGAGAAGTACAACGTCGGCTACGGCTACGGCACCGACATGAACGGTGTCGGCGGCTGGCCCGCCCCGCGGGGCGGGGACACCCCGAACCCGGTCACGTACCCCTTCCGCAGCACGGACGGCGGCTCGGTGATCGACAAGCAGACCGCCGGCGAGCGCACATGGGACTTCAACACCGATGGTGCCGCGCACTACGGCATGGTCCCGGACTGGATCGAGGACATCCGGATCGTCGGCGGCCAGGGGGTCGTGGACGACCTCTTCTCGGGCGCCGAGTCCTACCTGCGCACCTGGGGCAACACCGAGCAGCACACGTCCGGGGCGAACCTGGCCTCGGGCGCCGCCGCCTCGGCGTCCTCGTCGGAATGGTGGGACCCGTTCGTCAGCTTCGCGCCCGGCAAGGCCGTGGACGGTGACGGCGGCACCCGCTGGGCCAGCGAGTGGAACAACGACCAGTGGCTGCGGATCGATCTCGGATCCTCGAAGCCGGTCGGGCGTGTCACCCTCGACTGGGAGGCGGCGTTCGCGAAGTCGTACCGCGTCGAGCTGTCGGGTGACGGCACGTCCTGGAAGACGGTCTGGTCCACGGCGGCCGGTGACGGCGGACTGGACACGGCGCGTTTCGCCGGAACTCCGGCGCGCTACATACGGATCAAGGGGCTGGAGCGCGGCACCCAGTGGGGCTACTCACTTCGCGAGGTCGGCATCTACGCCGACTGA
- a CDS encoding proline dehydrogenase, whose translation MDSGLAALLGAAVGSATTLGAAIVNGRAQARSQQAQWSRQHRRDAYAGYLSALHDRDIAMDAVLDALRSEQPDLPDIDEKIGRFITLAREVHRACEIVILEGPAPVAEVAERVTVASSDLSHVMRRMAENAHAGNTTRKAENIALAAERERTLYKAVKDFRLAARSTISKTN comes from the coding sequence ATGGACTCAGGACTTGCCGCGTTGCTGGGCGCCGCCGTCGGATCCGCCACCACTCTCGGGGCCGCAATCGTCAACGGCCGCGCTCAGGCACGGTCTCAGCAAGCCCAATGGAGCCGCCAGCATCGCCGCGACGCCTACGCCGGCTACCTGAGCGCTCTCCATGACCGCGACATCGCCATGGACGCCGTCCTCGACGCGCTGCGTTCAGAACAACCCGACCTGCCCGACATCGATGAGAAGATAGGCCGCTTCATCACCCTGGCCCGCGAGGTCCACCGCGCCTGCGAAATCGTCATCCTCGAAGGGCCGGCACCCGTCGCGGAAGTCGCGGAACGCGTCACCGTCGCCTCCAGCGACCTCTCACACGTCATGCGACGGATGGCCGAGAACGCCCACGCGGGCAACACCACCCGCAAGGCCGAAAACATCGCCCTTGCCGCCGAACGAGAGCGGACCCTCTACAAAGCAGTCAAGGACTTCCGCCTCGCGGCCCGCAGCACCATCAGCAAAACCAACTGA
- a CDS encoding ParA family protein yields the protein MTLAEKQATNVAVAATGPKFIIVIQQKGGAGKSTITVNLAAASGRSSVMQNDIEDAAVVAAGIDPQGSLEGWADQVPEEALPFDYLVTRGKVGILSELRDNPSRKRVIVDTPGFMEIDPDAAWGDDPLGESRVADALREVLELADLAIVPITPEWLSWAPAEFTIERILKPRGIPFIVVINLHDPRDGDTALDKVKTWIDQRSYPRMADPIRKYKIHAHAAEDGLTVVEYKESGTALRAREDLMNLALCVEQAL from the coding sequence TTGACCCTTGCCGAAAAGCAGGCCACCAACGTCGCGGTAGCCGCGACCGGCCCGAAGTTCATCATCGTCATTCAGCAGAAGGGCGGCGCTGGGAAGTCGACCATAACGGTCAACCTCGCCGCCGCGTCCGGGCGCAGCAGTGTGATGCAGAACGACATCGAGGACGCCGCGGTCGTCGCGGCTGGTATCGACCCCCAGGGCAGCTTGGAAGGTTGGGCTGACCAGGTTCCCGAGGAAGCCCTCCCCTTCGACTACCTCGTCACCCGGGGCAAGGTCGGCATTCTGAGCGAGCTGCGGGACAACCCGAGCCGCAAGCGCGTCATCGTCGACACCCCTGGCTTCATGGAGATCGACCCGGATGCCGCGTGGGGTGACGATCCGCTCGGTGAGAGCCGCGTCGCTGACGCGTTGCGTGAGGTTCTCGAACTGGCGGACCTGGCGATCGTGCCCATCACTCCGGAATGGCTGTCGTGGGCGCCAGCAGAGTTCACGATCGAGCGAATCCTGAAGCCGCGGGGTATCCCCTTCATTGTCGTGATCAACCTGCACGACCCACGCGACGGCGACACCGCGCTGGACAAGGTGAAGACATGGATCGACCAGCGTAGTTACCCGCGTATGGCGGACCCGATCCGCAAGTACAAGATCCACGCCCATGCGGCCGAGGACGGGTTGACGGTGGTGGAGTACAAGGAGAGCGGCACCGCGTTGCGTGCTCGGGAGGACCTCATGAACCTGGCCCTCTGCGTTGAGCAGGCTCTGTAA
- a CDS encoding helix-turn-helix domain-containing protein: MTADDSFGRPDDDDYPAYTMGRAADMLGTTQSFLRAIGDARLITPLRSAGGHRRYSRYQLRIAARARELVDHGTPVDAACRIVILEDQLEEAQRINAEHHRVAESVNPPTAV; the protein is encoded by the coding sequence ATGACTGCAGACGACTCGTTCGGCCGTCCCGACGACGACGACTACCCCGCCTACACCATGGGCCGGGCCGCCGACATGCTCGGCACCACCCAGAGCTTCCTGCGCGCCATCGGGGACGCCCGCCTCATCACCCCGCTCCGCTCCGCCGGCGGACACCGCCGCTACTCCCGCTACCAGCTGCGCATCGCCGCCCGCGCACGCGAACTTGTCGACCACGGCACACCCGTCGACGCTGCCTGCCGCATCGTCATCCTCGAAGACCAGCTCGAAGAGGCACAGCGCATCAACGCCGAGCACCACCGCGTGGCCGAATCGGTGAACCCGCCGACTGCGGTCTAA
- a CDS encoding LysR family transcriptional regulator, producing the protein MEIRVLRYFLTIVETGSVTKAAEVVRVAQPSLSRQLRGLEGTLGMTLFDRGGKQMVLTAAGRRFLPLARDLVARADAAAAAVGALAAGRAMRITVAAPPTTITDVIAPFLATWGPEDPLVTVQAESPAHAYQALARGADVAISSAPPRSRFAGLPVARLPLWAYVRDDHAWADRDRVTIRELAAEPLIVLTPAHGTRRILDHAVQDADASYEIVLECDTPHVVQAMAASGHGVAVVSDDPRFDLHPLLILDSTGEPLQIHLHAAWDASHYALHSIEAFAAGLSRFCVERYGPQVAAGL; encoded by the coding sequence ATGGAAATCCGAGTGCTGCGCTACTTCCTGACCATCGTGGAGACCGGTTCCGTCACCAAGGCTGCCGAGGTGGTCCGCGTCGCCCAGCCCTCGCTGTCGCGCCAACTGCGCGGTCTGGAAGGGACCTTGGGGATGACACTCTTCGACCGCGGCGGCAAGCAGATGGTCCTGACGGCGGCCGGCCGGCGCTTCCTTCCCCTGGCCCGCGACCTGGTCGCCCGCGCGGACGCCGCCGCGGCCGCAGTCGGTGCGCTGGCTGCCGGTCGCGCCATGCGGATCACCGTGGCGGCGCCGCCCACCACCATCACCGACGTGATCGCGCCGTTCCTGGCCACCTGGGGGCCGGAGGATCCGCTCGTCACCGTGCAGGCGGAGAGTCCGGCACATGCGTACCAGGCCCTTGCGAGGGGCGCCGATGTAGCCATCTCCTCGGCACCCCCGAGGAGCCGTTTCGCCGGGCTCCCAGTAGCCCGCCTGCCGCTGTGGGCCTACGTCCGTGACGACCATGCCTGGGCGGACCGGGACCGCGTCACCATCAGGGAACTTGCCGCGGAGCCCCTCATCGTCCTCACCCCGGCGCACGGCACCCGCCGCATCCTGGACCATGCCGTGCAGGATGCGGACGCCTCGTACGAGATCGTGCTCGAATGCGACACCCCGCACGTCGTACAGGCCATGGCGGCTTCGGGCCATGGTGTCGCGGTGGTCTCCGACGATCCCCGCTTCGACCTGCACCCGCTGCTGATCCTCGACAGCACGGGTGAACCGCTGCAGATCCACCTGCACGCGGCGTGGGACGCCAGCCACTATGCGCTGCACAGCATTGAGGCCTTCGCGGCCGGTTTGTCACGTTTTTGTGTCGAGCGGTACGGGCCACAGGTCGCCGCCGGCCTATGA
- a CDS encoding PH domain-containing protein: protein MSTPPGSTEGLELPAERARRGGTYLRALLAAMLALVIVEGLMVFVSAALIQGEGMGAVGWPGVGGYVGLPVIAAVVSLPPLLALAWRYPALRIDSTGISKVGTRRTESVRWADIDKVRFNSRRSYLLLVLKAGALPEQRNASGGPRAVVMYSLGNSLWRRRRPGQADLIVDAVERFAPGKYTV, encoded by the coding sequence ATGTCCACACCCCCCGGTTCCACCGAAGGGCTAGAGCTCCCCGCTGAGCGGGCGCGCCGCGGCGGGACCTACCTCCGTGCGCTCCTCGCGGCCATGCTCGCCCTGGTGATCGTCGAAGGGCTCATGGTATTTGTGTCCGCTGCGCTGATCCAGGGTGAGGGCATGGGGGCCGTGGGCTGGCCGGGCGTCGGCGGATATGTGGGACTGCCGGTGATAGCAGCAGTGGTGAGCTTGCCGCCGCTGCTCGCGCTTGCGTGGCGATATCCGGCCCTGCGTATCGATTCAACGGGCATCAGCAAGGTGGGGACCCGCCGCACGGAGAGCGTGCGCTGGGCCGATATCGACAAGGTCCGGTTCAACAGCAGGCGGAGCTACCTGCTGCTGGTGCTGAAGGCAGGTGCACTCCCGGAGCAGCGGAACGCCTCAGGCGGGCCGAGAGCGGTGGTGATGTATTCGCTCGGCAACTCCCTCTGGCGCCGACGGCGGCCGGGTCAAGCTGACTTGATCGTTGACGCGGTCGAGCGGTTCGCCCCGGGAAAGTACACCGTCTAA
- a CDS encoding NF041680 family putative transposase, with product MGLVEHSVQRDALSKVSEFRSELYACLTSRADALFDLCDALLCTDGPVRTLVDLALAPEHRRGHGALYSGINRGRIDVARLRRALAGVPLPRASDGRLVLAVDVSPWLRPDADTCSDRSFCHTFGRCLGKHQMVPGWPYSIVAALETGRTSWTALLDAIRLEPGADLAAVTADQVRDVVERLVEAGQWQTGAPNILVVLDAGYDAPRIAHLLSDLPVEVLGRLRSDRVMRKPVPVPWICPPQGGRPPKHGGEFVFGRPETWGEVTAVTFTNTDRYGTATAQAWDRLHPRLTRRAAWLDHEGPLPIIEGTVIRLTVEKLPSGGVNKPVWLWWSGTGARPEDVDRCWQAFLRRFDVEHTFRLLKQTLGWTRPKLRDSQAADRWTWLVLAAHAQLRLARPLAQDLRRPWERPAEPNKLTPARVRRGFRNLHAKTGTPAGAPKPTRPGPGRPLGSKNRRPATRYDVGRVLATAESYTRPAHHKKGTKPRRTG from the coding sequence GTGGGACTGGTCGAGCACAGCGTCCAACGCGACGCGTTGTCGAAGGTGTCGGAGTTCCGGTCTGAGCTGTACGCGTGCCTGACGTCGCGGGCGGATGCCCTGTTCGACTTGTGTGACGCGCTGCTGTGCACCGACGGACCGGTCCGCACCCTCGTGGACTTGGCGCTCGCGCCTGAACACCGACGCGGGCACGGGGCCCTGTACTCCGGGATCAACCGAGGCCGGATCGACGTCGCTCGGCTTCGTCGCGCGCTGGCAGGCGTGCCGTTGCCCCGGGCGAGCGACGGCCGATTGGTGCTGGCCGTGGACGTCTCCCCGTGGCTTCGGCCGGATGCCGATACCTGCTCGGACCGCTCCTTCTGCCACACCTTCGGCCGATGCCTGGGCAAGCACCAGATGGTGCCCGGCTGGCCCTACTCGATCGTCGCCGCCCTGGAGACCGGCCGCACCTCATGGACGGCCCTGCTGGACGCGATCCGGCTGGAGCCTGGCGCCGACTTGGCTGCGGTCACCGCCGACCAGGTCCGCGACGTCGTCGAACGCCTCGTCGAAGCCGGCCAATGGCAGACAGGGGCCCCGAACATCCTGGTCGTCCTCGACGCCGGCTACGACGCGCCCCGCATCGCCCACCTCCTGAGTGATCTGCCAGTCGAAGTGCTGGGCCGGCTGCGCTCGGACCGGGTCATGCGCAAGCCGGTCCCGGTGCCGTGGATCTGCCCGCCGCAGGGCGGACGCCCGCCCAAACATGGTGGTGAGTTTGTCTTCGGCCGGCCCGAGACTTGGGGCGAGGTCACGGCGGTGACCTTCACCAACACCGACCGGTACGGGACGGCGACCGCGCAGGCGTGGGACCGGCTCCATCCCCGGCTCACCCGCCGGGCCGCCTGGCTCGACCACGAGGGCCCGCTTCCGATCATCGAGGGCACTGTGATCCGCCTGACGGTCGAGAAGCTGCCCAGCGGCGGGGTGAACAAGCCCGTCTGGCTGTGGTGGTCGGGCACGGGCGCCCGCCCCGAGGACGTCGACCGGTGCTGGCAGGCCTTCCTCCGCCGCTTCGACGTGGAGCACACCTTCCGGCTCCTCAAGCAGACCCTCGGCTGGACCCGCCCGAAGCTCCGGGACTCCCAGGCCGCCGACCGCTGGACCTGGCTCGTCCTGGCCGCACACGCTCAACTTCGGCTCGCCCGTCCGCTCGCCCAGGATCTGCGCCGACCGTGGGAACGGCCAGCGGAACCGAACAAACTCACCCCCGCCCGCGTCCGCCGCGGGTTCAGGAACCTGCACGCGAAGACCGGCACACCAGCCGGTGCACCGAAACCCACACGGCCCGGCCCCGGCCGCCCGCTCGGCTCGAAGAACCGGCGGCCCGCCACTCGCTACGACGTCGGGCGGGTCCTCGCCACCGCCGAGTCCTACACCCGGCCAGCACACCACAAGAAGGGGACCAAGCCCCGGCGAACTGGATGA
- a CDS encoding TetR/AcrR family transcriptional regulator encodes MNASGQQRRRPRVDVQRNRAALLETAQRHFLQHGVGTSLEAVAKEAGVGPATLYRHFPTREALLAAVLQTRSEEFMARRAGIEQLSDAAEALGRWLRAMEEYLSAFSGLPDPLMAAARAQDPDNPLTIPCDILITATDQYVRAAQRAGHVRASVEGYDLFLAACSVAWIKGTGTEEKSLDRLRTLIASGYRERDTQA; translated from the coding sequence ATGAACGCCAGCGGGCAGCAGAGGCGCAGGCCCCGTGTCGACGTCCAGCGCAATCGCGCGGCTCTCCTGGAGACGGCTCAGCGTCACTTCCTGCAGCACGGGGTCGGCACCTCTCTGGAGGCGGTGGCTAAGGAAGCGGGCGTCGGACCCGCCACGCTGTACCGGCACTTCCCCACCCGCGAGGCACTGCTCGCGGCCGTGCTGCAAACGCGTTCCGAGGAGTTCATGGCCCGGCGGGCGGGCATCGAGCAGCTCAGCGACGCCGCCGAAGCGCTGGGGCGCTGGCTGCGGGCGATGGAGGAGTATCTCAGCGCCTTCAGCGGACTGCCGGACCCGCTCATGGCCGCGGCCCGGGCCCAGGATCCGGACAACCCCCTCACGATTCCCTGCGACATCCTCATCACCGCGACCGATCAGTACGTGCGCGCCGCGCAGCGTGCGGGGCACGTGCGTGCGTCGGTCGAGGGGTACGACCTGTTCCTCGCGGCCTGTTCCGTTGCCTGGATCAAGGGCACCGGCACCGAGGAGAAGTCACTCGACCGTCTCCGCACGCTCATCGCGAGCGGGTACCGCGAACGGGACACCCAGGCGTAA
- a CDS encoding DUF5707 domain-containing protein — MSRRIALSVAAGVVVLGGAGTFALAYAGEQPLALAHSTARYTAPDGDRDGSLTFATEVTASSGVKSVKVLAWPENSSFAKKELTTKDMAAVESAVCKPSGEDTVRCTYTAKVTGSDAESSPHGVWHVAVLATAQDGTTTLDTKAAGFTVR, encoded by the coding sequence ATGTCCCGACGTATTGCTCTGTCCGTGGCAGCCGGTGTCGTTGTTCTCGGAGGTGCAGGCACCTTCGCTCTCGCCTACGCCGGGGAGCAGCCTCTGGCTCTGGCGCACAGTACTGCCCGCTACACCGCTCCCGACGGCGACCGCGACGGCTCGTTGACCTTCGCCACCGAGGTCACGGCGTCATCCGGTGTCAAGAGCGTGAAGGTGCTGGCCTGGCCGGAGAACTCATCCTTCGCCAAGAAGGAGCTGACCACCAAGGACATGGCCGCCGTGGAGTCGGCCGTCTGCAAGCCCTCCGGTGAGGACACCGTGCGCTGCACCTACACCGCCAAGGTCACCGGTTCCGACGCCGAGTCGTCCCCGCACGGTGTCTGGCACGTCGCCGTCCTGGCCACCGCGCAGGACGGCACCACGACCCTGGACACCAAGGCGGCTGGTTTCACCGTCAGGTAA
- a CDS encoding DUF6292 family protein, with protein sequence MAAQQGVRLQSYLNAKPYTAGGFPEPISSSGARTRLYDGDQVDAYLAGEPVPPLPSEDDDRDLLDRRECAAELGVSPRTWDTYKKAPLLVENVVTVGGKDGVEHWPRSIVRQYNDDRPGRPVSAGRPKWSGDQVPREQLLPRTAPLLDADPAISSAAVIEALGVHRDTAQDALTHLRADRMADLMHTDPSLTPDQAAGALGYPAAQVRRATVRVQAVLRGRHVAPYLADVAQALHREGWTTTAAAPLIQHPADEAVVAVLVLDGPHPPAPALVWDERYGWRTAPSRRHPLTRGAAAPPPGDGIRYLATGTAPPPSDVIAALAT encoded by the coding sequence TTGGCCGCGCAGCAAGGGGTGCGGCTTCAGAGCTACCTGAATGCCAAGCCGTACACGGCCGGGGGCTTTCCCGAGCCGATCAGCTCGTCCGGCGCCCGTACCCGCTTGTACGACGGCGACCAGGTCGACGCGTATCTCGCGGGCGAGCCGGTTCCCCCGCTGCCCTCCGAGGACGACGACCGGGACCTCCTGGATCGCAGGGAGTGCGCCGCCGAGCTCGGTGTCTCCCCGCGCACCTGGGACACCTACAAGAAGGCGCCCCTCCTGGTCGAGAACGTGGTCACCGTCGGGGGAAAGGACGGGGTGGAGCACTGGCCCCGGAGCATCGTGCGGCAGTACAACGACGACCGGCCGGGCAGGCCCGTGTCCGCCGGCCGACCGAAGTGGTCCGGGGACCAGGTCCCCCGCGAGCAGCTGCTCCCTCGCACCGCTCCGCTGCTCGACGCAGACCCCGCGATCAGCTCCGCAGCCGTGATCGAGGCGCTGGGCGTGCACCGCGACACCGCCCAGGACGCTCTCACCCACCTACGCGCCGACCGCATGGCCGACCTCATGCACACAGACCCGTCCCTGACGCCGGACCAGGCCGCGGGCGCCCTCGGGTATCCCGCCGCGCAGGTGCGCCGCGCCACGGTCCGGGTCCAGGCCGTACTGCGCGGTCGCCACGTTGCGCCGTACCTTGCCGATGTTGCCCAGGCGCTGCACCGCGAGGGCTGGACCACAACGGCTGCCGCGCCCCTCATCCAGCACCCCGCCGATGAAGCCGTTGTGGCCGTGCTCGTCCTCGACGGCCCGCATCCCCCGGCACCCGCGCTCGTGTGGGACGAGCGGTACGGGTGGCGCACCGCCCCTTCCCGCCGGCACCCCCTCACCCGGGGCGCAGCCGCACCCCCGCCCGGAGACGGCATCCGGTACCTCGCGACGGGCACCGCACCCCCTCCAAGCGACGTCATCGCGGCTCTCGCCACATAG